tcaggttcaacaactaattatcaaatgttcaaaccctatttacatcaatgtccgtagtctccactctagtcatgatctctcctcatctcctcgaccttgatcctgtcccacctgttgccatgcacacatacaaacacgacaacagccggataattccggtgaaaaatacatcccagtataaatcaacaaaacatgcaatcatataatcgatagaaacgcatgaaatagatatcaagaacacgtatcaaatctgaacacatgaatcaatataaacttGTAAATAAATTCGTGACTCCacatctcagactagactcattcctagtctagggatcccagttttccagacgttggcatactacatcgaatctcagcaatagaagtaactccactcctaagcaatcatcgatataaaccaaacatccagtgtcttgacctatccgtcaaagactttggcacatcCGTCAATTACTcttctgtgacaatgtgcaatgggccagtgactactctatcacaatctggcacctctgtcacaagaccaatcgtctaaatcatgcgctctatacatcaatagaacaagcatatcaatgcaataaattcaaataactgaaaacaataacaaataagtatgtggtttagggaaactcaggtcatatctgactcaAGTTATCAatcccggtttaacattgatttatttctttctttttgtagtctcggtctgaagaaatgGACGTTCTGAATTCAAAGCAATCAatacaatctgaaatgacatattcgacaggtacaatatcaatataccatCCAAATCAAATCTGTTCTGATCACTCTTAATctgattcaaaatcaacggcataacgacaCTAAAATAATGTCTCGGGTAACTCAACAACTcgagatatcaattacaattcaTAACCAATAGCCAATACAATCCATAATTAATCAATAATCGCAATTTCAATACCAAATCTGTATATCTCAATCATATccattctgaaaatcataataattgcATAAAcggtctgttcttcgatctgattttaaatatatactgatcagtatatccagaacacataatactAGTCAACTCACAAttccatcaatatcataatttcaaactatatcagaaatcaataaaacttacgtcttgtTGTAGCTGTTGACAAGAGGAGCATGGTACTGTGTCCTGATTCAAATTCTGAAGGTTAGATCTTGTAAAATCAGAATTCTAGTTTTCGAAGGAATTTTTGCAAAGTCTCTGTAGCTATTCTCGTTTTTCCTTTTCTCTCAAGTTGTTGAATGAAagattttaacatatatatttgcATGGTGAAGACAAGTGTCCTCAAATCCCATAATTGCACTTTAAACCTTGaagtcttcactatttgcaatttggtcctcacaactttttttaattccatttcaatcctaattaattacaaaaaccgtggaatctaattcataaaattcataaattaaataatctcggattaaaatgataaaatctcgggccttacatatattttgtaaattttaaatttatgtatattaacaaattaattttgtaaattttaaatttatgtatatCAACAAATTaggcatttttttttaataaaaatagcaCAAAACGTTTctttattattgatttttttttaatagaaaagtACGTGTAAAGTGTACCAGTACTATTAAGAACTTAGATTGTATCTggctaatttatttatttttttaaaaaatgtataaacTCTTAAAATCTTAATGCAATTAGAAGTTCAATTGGATCGAGCGAATTCTATATATGATTTATCGATTTCTTTGATCACAGCACTAATTAATATTCTCACACAATATATCCAAAACAACCATTTAAGATTTGTACAATATCCTGAAATATTACATTTGGAAAACACTATCCAAACAGTAGGTTTCTAAATAACTTGAGGAAAGCATTTCACGACTGCAAATATTATGTCATAAATATTAATAAGAGCATCCAATCCACCCGTCTATAATTCAGTTATTGGGCAAAAAACAAGCTAAGTACATTTTAAAACCAAATGCATAGTGATGCATGCAGAACTCATTGTTTCCTAACACCAAATTTAGCCATGGAAGAAGCTGAATTCAGCAATGAAGATGCTGAAAAGCTTGAATTGTTACTCTGAAAATATAGACTCTTCACCTTACACGACGGTCCTTCACCGGATACCGTATTTTCTTCTGCATCACTAACTTTTGATCCTTTAATCGGAATATGATCAAGCTGTTTACAGATTTCATCTCTTTCATGtcttatttctttaagcattgcTGCTATATCCTTCATCGTGGGACGATCTTCGGGAGAAGGATGCACGCAAAGCATCGCGACTCCTAAAGTTTGCATCATTTCTTGAATTTCGGGGTCTGGTCTGGGGTGTAAACTGGGGTCTAGCACCTCGGTTCCACCTCTTTTTTGCCTCACCCAATCTACAATGTGAAGGCCTTCTGGTATAGTGGGATCAATGGGTTGTTTACCTGTTAAGACTTCAAGAACGACGACTCCAAAGCTGTAGACGTCGCTCCTCTCTGTGATCTTCATCCTGTATCCATATTCTGCACAACCAAGAAAACAGAAATTGTTGAACAACTGATCAACGTGATGCATCCGAATTCGGGCTTTGCAAAAGATGATGGATATGAATTGAATAGGAAATAATTTAAGTCTAAATCTTGAACGAACCTGGAGCGATATAACCATAGGAACCAGCAACTGTATTAGAAGAACGAACAAAATTACCATCATCAACTAGCTTAGCAAGCCCGAAATCAGCAATATAAGGCTCAAAATCAAGACCTATCAAAATGTTAGTCGCCTTGATATCTCTGTGCACGATGGGGGGAACACAATCGTGGTGTAAATAAGCTAAACCTTGAGCTGCACCCAATATAATCCGATACCTCACATCCCAATTCAAGCATGCTACACTCTTTTCATGGAGGAGACTTCCTAGACTTCCATTCGGCATGTAATCATACATAAGCAACCTCGTATTCTGATTCCAACAGCAACCCAAGAACTTCACGATGTTCTTGTGTCGGATTGACCCAAGTGTCTTCACCTCGGTTGAGAAGGAATCCCGAATCGAGTTACCATCCAACCGATCATTTTGACAGTTGTAACCGGTTTGTACAGCCGTTGGCCATAACTTCTTTACTGCAATGACTTCACCGTTGTCAAGTTCTGCTCGGTAGACAATTCCCGAGCATCCCTTACCGATTGTGTTGGATTCGACAAGACAACCTAAAACTTGCTCCACGGAGAAAGTCAGTTTTTGAAATGGTGTAAATTTCCAAGAAACAGAATCAGGTCCTCCCAATTCTGAATCAGTATTCTTGCTGATTCTTCTCACCCTTAAAACTGCTGCTATTCCAAGAATCGCCAAAGCTGCAGTAACAACAGACAGCAATGCAATAGCCAGTTTTAGCTGCCAAGAACGCCTAATACTGCGGTCACCAGGCAGTCCCATTCCTTGTGCATTGCTCAGGAAACATGAGTCATGCCCCCGAGTACACAGGCCTTGATTTCCtgtcagttcagttgaagaTAACTGCCGAAACAGCTTATTATCTGGGAGTAAACCAGTGAAATTGTTATAAGAGATATTCAGTGAAACGAGGTTTACGAGCCCTGAAAGAGACATCAGATCTCCTCCAAGCATATTGTGGGAGAGATCAAGTACTGAAAGCTTGTTCAAAGCAACAATCTGAGGAGGGATTTCCCCTGTCAAGCTATTCCAGCTGAGATTCAAAGCGATTTCAAGAGCTtcgatttcaaatatttcaaccGGGATGCTTCCAAACAGCTGGTTCTGGCTTAAGTCAAGCAACTGAAGCCTTGAACAGCGGCCGAGGGTTGAAGGGATTGGCCCTGAAAATGAATTGCTGCCAAGTGAAAGCCTGTTGAGAGAAAAGAGTTCTCCAAAACTCCCTGGAATTGGTCCAGAAAACTGATTCGTTGAAACATCCAACACCTCAAGTTTACTCAGCGTAGACATAGAACCAGGCACATTTCCAGTGAGTGAATTTCCGGCCAGATTCAGCATTTGCAGTTCTCCACAATTGCCGATCTCATCAGGCATTGATCCAGTTAAATGATTGCTGGAGAGATCTAAAAAACTCAGATTTGTTAGAAATCCAATTTCTTTTGGTATCGATCCGGTGATTTTGTTGCCAGAGAGTCTCAATCTTGTAAGAGACTTGCAGTCACCTATCTCCGGTGGTAAAGAACCAGATATATCGTTGAAAATCAAGAGAAGCTTGGTAAGATTTCTTAGCTGAAAAAGGCTCGGGGGAATGCTTCCTGTCAAAGCATTGCGCGACAAATCTAGGGCCTGTAGGCTTTGGCAGCCGGACAATGTTGCAGGAATGCTTCCCTCAAGCTTGTTATCCCAGGCAAAGAAAACTTGAAGCTGAGTCAAAGATCCAAGTTCTGAGGGAATGGAGCCAGAAATCTGATTGCTGTCGATTTGAAACTGTATCAAGCTGGTGGCATTGGAAATAACAGCAGGGACTGTGCCCGAAACATTGTTGCTACTAAGCATTAATTCTTCAAGCGCCGTCAATTTCCCAAAAGTCTCCGGTATGCTTCCTGTCAAGAAGTTCAACGAAACATCAAGGATCACCAAGTTTCTGCAGTCACCAATCTCTTCTGGAATAGCGCCCACGAAACTATTCTGCCATAGCAACAGTTTCTCCAATTTCGGAAGTTTTCCTAGTTCTTTCGGAAGTGAGCCTGACAGGCTGTTCTCGTACAAATACAAGTCCACAAGCTCCGAGCAATTGCCTAACTCAGGGGGGATTTCCCCTGAAAGCATCGTCGTGTAAAGAGACAGAACCTGAAGCTTCTTCAACTTACCCAGTGAAGCTGGAATGGCGCCAGAAATTTTAGTATCAGCTAAACCCAAAACTTGAAGATTTTGGTTATTTCCAAGCTCATCGGGGATTACTCCATTGATATCTTGATTCCCTCCAGCCCTCAAGATTTCTAAACCTGCCAGGTTTCCAAGCTCAACAGGAATGCTCCCGCTTAGCCTGTTGTCAAATAATAGAAGACTTGTCAGGCTACTGCAATTCCCTAGCTCAGGTGGAATCTTTCCAGTTAACTGATTAGAATTCAATGTCAACTCCTCCAGGTTTTTAAGGTTCCCGAGAGTTGAAGGAATGCTCCCCACAAGACTGTTTGAACTGACATCGATTGCTTTAAGATAGAGACAGTCTCCAATATCAACTGGGATTGTTCCAGTAAGATTAGCCCCGGAAACGGTGACCCTTTCCAGAAATCGGAGGGATGAAAGATTCGAAGGAAAAGGAATAGCGAGCTGAATAGACTGAATATTTATTCCCGTGACAAAATTATCAGAAGAACAAGTAATGTAAGACCATTTACAAGGGTCAGAATCTCGTGAGTTCCAATTTGACAGAGCAGAAGAAGTCACTGAAGAAGAATgaatccaagaaaataaaacagCAACTTCACTTTTTGAAGCGGTGACGGGGTTTTGTGCAAGAACTTGGAGCAAGAAAAGGAGGAAATAGAAGAAATAGCAACGGTACTTGCGGTGAAGATGGAAGAATTTCGGGGCGTCGTTCAAGAATTGCCTCGGCATTGGCATCAAATTTGCAGATTTTGAGGCTCAAATTCTAGATGAGTTGCATCGGGCGTCTCTAAAACTCTCTCGATACACTCTTAGTACGTTTTCTTGAGGACACGCTCACACTCCTGCCACTAGCTTTGCAGGCAAGCGAtacaatattaattaaaaaggaatataatattaaatatttaaagcactatatataaaaatgaaataaaaaatgtatttcTTTACTTTAGACTCAAAAATTGAATAcaattatataaacaaaaattacTTGGGGTTAAACTTATTAATGAAATTTTCCGATAAAAATAGAACTTATGGAATTTAACTCCCcacattttaaagtttaaatccAATATCCTACTTTATTTTATATACGGAAAACCCCAAGTTAGCAAAGTTTTGCCTAAATTTTACCTTGACCAACTTAATTtgtaacaaaataaatttaatcaaaatatgGTCATCAACTACTTATTTGTAATGGCAAAaccttgtgtgagacggtctcggatcatattttgtgagactgatctcttatttggatcatcaatgaaaaaatattattttttatgttaaagtattattttttattgtgaatatcgttagggttgatccgtctcacagataaagattcgtgagaccgtctcacaagagacctattcattTGTAATATAAACGCATAAATAACAAAACATTTAGAAATTATTTCTAAAAACAAAACATGGTGAGTTTCCAATTGCACCAAATAAACGTTTAAGTAAATAGTTGTTAGGGTGTAAAAACATCAAATCTTGATATTATTCTTTTCTAAACAATTAAATGCGTagaatatgaaatattttatacacTTTTTATTTAGCATAATTTGTATGGGTCATTTTGTTTCCTCGGGATTCTGCGTGGCCCGGGGTTTCTGCAACCTttgtaattttgaaattaaaaaataataagaaaagcATGTGTAATTGCATTGATTTCCACAATTCAATCAGTAAGCTCAATGGTTTTGTTTCGGTAACTGAACCACAACTAATgctccaatatttttttttttgacaaccACTTTTTTGAGATTCTTTGCTTAACTCATTCAAAATATTGTCCGAGATAGTATTACGgattaattttatgagatagatttatatttaaattatttatgaaaaaatattttttttatgtctaaaatattaattattattgtaaatataatcaTAGTTGACATATTTCACGTATAAAATTCGTAAAACCGTCTTACAAGATATCTATACAAACCAATTAAACCATAATTTTAGgagtaaatattttaaacataatagaaaaataaagttcTTGCATGAATTTCATATCCatcatattattaaataaatatcatagTACTCTTTTTACAgttaaatcaaatttatataaatatgtatcaAGATATTCAACATAGCTTGAATTttcaatgttatttttattatggtAATTAGACAATAATAGCTTTGATAAAGGATAACTTCGGTATAACCtcaataaattaataagttagaaacactttattttatttagaaaacaCACTAATTAGCACatgttattttaatttcttattttataaagtttatattaattaataaattaattaaataataagctATATATcgatatatgatataaataaatataaaactcCAAAAAATTACGGTAATAACATTTTTACGTTTTACTAGATATCATGtgaaggatcgtgtgctgggcaccaaaagtgcttcaaacacaatattctccaagatctgcaatagctcgtgttctaagaatgttaatgccgatgaattaaatcgattttGGTTAAAGTACCAAgcgaaaaatactcgaagtaatacTTCGAgtcttttaacttgtgtaatctGAATAACTAAAAAGCAGGGGATCAGTTCTACCATATATcggttcagttatggtgaaagCTGAACTGACGGATGATCTAACTTATCAAAgtaatttgaaaacaatagttaaacagaaaaatacacaagatatgtttatggatgttcggagtcttcaactgctcctacgtcactcattttaccacctcgggtaggattcactagaagactttgatttatacaacaccttgtacaaacctacccagcttaggacttacctactgcctaactgaactcctagactagactgaaggcagcacctctCAGctaacacttgtttaacgtctttgtgtcaaagactacatatacaagtttaatgtctttgtgcaagactgtgtTTGAGTGGTTGTGGTGAGTAaatgtgtgtgagaactgaacaatgaatacaccgaCAAGGTGTTCTCAAACACTGAGGGAAAGAGCTTTTAAACTAAGCTTATATGAATTTGTGTATTctctctgggctgattgct
This window of the Primulina huaijiensis isolate GDHJ02 chromosome 3, ASM1229523v2, whole genome shotgun sequence genome carries:
- the LOC140973447 gene encoding uncharacterized protein, translated to MPMPRQFLNDAPKFFHLHRKYRCYFFYFLLFLLQVLAQNPVTASKSEVAVLFSWIHSSSVTSSALSNWNSRDSDPCKWSYITCSSDNFVTGINIQSIQLAIPFPSNLSSLRFLERVTVSGANLTGTIPVDIGDCLYLKAIDVSSNSLVGSIPSTLGNLKNLEELTLNSNQLTGKIPPELGNCSSLTSLLLFDNRLSGSIPVELGNLAGLEILRAGGNQDINGVIPDELGNNQNLQVLGLADTKISGAIPASLGKLKKLQVLSLYTTMLSGEIPPELGNCSELVDLYLYENSLSGSLPKELGKLPKLEKLLLWQNSFVGAIPEEIGDCRNLVILDVSLNFLTGSIPETFGKLTALEELMLSSNNVSGTVPAVISNATSLIQFQIDSNQISGSIPSELGSLTQLQVFFAWDNKLEGSIPATLSGCQSLQALDLSRNALTGSIPPSLFQLRNLTKLLLIFNDISGSLPPEIGDCKSLTRLRLSGNKITGSIPKEIGFLTNLSFLDLSSNHLTGSMPDEIGNCGELQMLNLAGNSLTGNVPGSMSTLSKLEVLDVSTNQFSGPIPGSFGELFSLNRLSLGSNSFSGPIPSTLGRCSRLQLLDLSQNQLFGSIPVEIFEIEALEIALNLSWNSLTGEIPPQIVALNKLSVLDLSHNMLGGDLMSLSGLVNLVSLNISYNNFTGLLPDNKLFRQLSSTELTGNQGLCTRGHDSCFLSNAQGMGLPGDRSIRRSWQLKLAIALLSVVTAALAILGIAAVLRVRRISKNTDSELGGPDSVSWKFTPFQKLTFSVEQVLGCLVESNTIGKGCSGIVYRAELDNGEVIAVKKLWPTAVQTGYNCQNDRLDGNSIRDSFSTEVKTLGSIRHKNIVKFLGCCWNQNTRLLMYDYMPNGSLGSLLHEKSVACLNWDVRYRIILGAAQGLAYLHHDCVPPIVHRDIKATNILIGLDFEPYIADFGLAKLVDDGNFVRSSNTVAGSYGYIAPEYGYRMKITERSDVYSFGVVVLEVLTGKQPIDPTIPEGLHIVDWVRQKRGGTEVLDPSLHPRPDPEIQEMMQTLGVAMLCVHPSPEDRPTMKDIAAMLKEIRHERDEICKQLDHIPIKGSKVSDAEENTVSGEGPSCKVKSLYFQSNNSSFSASSLLNSASSMAKFGVRKQ